The proteins below come from a single Aspergillus oryzae RIB40 DNA, chromosome 5 genomic window:
- a CDS encoding uncharacterized protein (predicted protein), with the protein MEAPRNRKQRRAAAAASKSDTDSTFDPSSIPMAHPPRNTTKNPKEKTLVELIAEREKELLGLGQDRSSTGTGGSTPGMETRFVSIDPTSGEISNLDASKLPNEQQGTKGSIMRSASDENSGSEEDEGAPIPPFIDTVLLSVPLTTLHMTLAYLAAHQYAEYIVLDKLIRESVFVAFPILTFAIHLAHGHIVSLGNAQSSEHVSLIPFSRDKLSIAFLRKLLFPPSLRTMVFLPLAIYLGAKLMAMTNEEPYYAVMKRAPSIGTLWVWSILEIPEFFLRKSQHSM; encoded by the exons ATGGAAGCACCTAGGAATCGAAAGCAACGGCGAGCAGCTGCCGCCGCCTCCAAGAGCGACACCGACTCAACCTTCGATCCGTCCTCCATCCCGATGGCCCATCCACCCCGAAACACGACGAAGAACccgaaagaaaagaccctAGTCGAATTGATAGCTGAGCGGGAGAAGGAACTTCTAGGTCTGGGTCAGGACAGGAGTTCGACCGGAACGGGCGGTTCGACCCCTGGGATGGAGACCCGATTCGTGAGCATCGACCCGACGTCCGGCGAGATTTCCAACTTGGACGCATCCAAACTCCCAAACGAACAACAAGGGACGAAAGGATCCATCATGAGGTCAGCGTCGGACGAGAATTCAGGatcggaggaagacgagggcGCGCCAATCCCACCGTTCATCGACACGGTGCTGCTTTCCGTGCCCCTGACGACGTTACACATGACGTTGGCCTATCTCGCGGCTCATCAGTACGCAGAATACATCGTGTTGGACAAACTTATCCGCGAATCTGTATTCGTTGCCTTTCCGATCCTGACATTTGCTATTCACCTGGCACATGGGCATATTGTGTCCCTAGGGAATGCTCAGAGTTCAGAACACGTCTCGCTCATCCCGTTCAGCCGGGATAAACTATCGATCGCGTTTCTTCGAAAGCTGCTTTTCCCGCCGTCATTGCGGACTATGGTCTTCCTTCCGCTTGCTATCTACCTTGGGGCCAAGCTGATGGCTATGACCAACGAAGAGCCATACTACGCTGTTATGAAGCGAGCGCCTTCTATTGGAACACTGTGGGTGTGGAGCATTCTGGAGATCCCA GAATTTTTCTTGCGAAAATCCCAGCACAGCATGTGA
- a CDS encoding ferritin-like domain-containing protein (predicted protein), protein MSGTRDCQISQNSNSRTIPINADLPTFPQAKVRSTTIPPVVSHPTSLTHTPFSGTPTTTGALHASSIGTGIRSLGIPPTATTYPSDGQLHDPQPGPYIPAGGIGTGGETPVYNPKSDFDYESLALALYQEYTELDLFHDGLARFSVEEFTAAGLTAEDRFLIEFMADQEVGHATMVTNILGAEAPRMCTYNYPYTTVHEFVDFCQKLTRFGESGVYGFLPHLNSREAAILLLQSITTEARQQMIFRQFEGLFPMPVWFEVGVPQSWAWTLLAPYISSCPENQTKLAWQNFPALYIENQPNPVRINGSSAFNETVGGGVNSLNSTAVPSDASCVNSTTVGFSCYPAITHNRTLPLSWPGREVFLHWDEPGRPVGPNNSYITSTSAGDPKYVVWVTQLNVTYSPLEITGDNCGLTIQPDVQTYAGDPAVNGTMFIAITDSDPYLSPFNLSMINPHVVAGPALYQSG, encoded by the exons TTCCCCAGGCAAAAGTTCGATCTACAACTATTCCACCTGTGGTCAGTCACCCAACTTCGCTGACCCACACTCCATTCAGTGGcaccccaaccaccaccggGGCTTTGCATGCTTCTTCAATTGGCACTGGCATTCGCAGCCTGGGAATCCCACCCACAGCGACAACTTACCCTAGCGATGGGCAACTCCACGACCCTCAGCCAGGTCCATATATCCCAGCTGGGGGTATTGGAACTGGCGGAGAGACACCGGTTTATAACCCGAAGAGCGACTTTGACTATGAGTCGTTG GCCCTTGctctttatcaagaatataccgAACTTGATCTGTTCCACGATGGCTTGGCCCGCTTCTCGGTAGAAGAATTCACAGCTGCTGGGCTCACGGCTGAGGATCGTTTTCTGATCGAGTTCATGGCGGATCAGGAGGTTGGACATGCAACGATGGTTACCAACATACTGGGCGCCGAAGCCCCTAGGATGTGCACCTATAACTACCCGTATACCACGGTACACGAGTTTGTGGACTTCTGTCAGAAGCTCACTCGCTTTGGGGAGTCTGGTGTTTATGGCTTCTTGCCCCATCTCAATTCGCGCGAAGCAGCAatacttcttctccagtCGATTACCACAGAAGCTAGGCAGCAAATGATTTTCCGTCAATTCGAAGGACTTTTCCCGATGCCGGTCTGGTTTGAAGTTGGTGTGCCCCAGTCTTGGGCGTGGACATTACTGGCACCTTACATCAGCTCGTGTCCCGAGAATCAGACCAAGTTGGCCTGGCAGAACTTCCCTGCCTTATACATCGAAAACCAGCCGAACCCGGTGAGAATCAATGGATCATCTGCCTTCAATGAGACCGTAGGAGGAGGTGTGAATTCATTGAACAGTACCGCTGTCCCCAGCGACGCCTCGTGTGTCAACTCCACTACCGTGGGCTTTAGCTGCTATCCTGCGATTACGCACAACCGCACGCTACCCCTGTCATGGCCAGGCCGAGAGGTCTTTCTGCACTGGGATGAACCAGGTCGACCAGTCGGACCTAACAACAGCTACATCACCTCGACTAGTGCTGGAGATCCAAAATACGTAGTGTGGGTAACGCAGTTGAATGTGACATATTCGCCCCTAGAAATAACGGGCGACAACTGCGGATTGACAATTCAACCTGATGTACAAACTTATGCCGGAGATCCTGCAGTTAATGGCACCATGTTTATCGCGATCACAGACTCAGACCCCTATCTGAGCCCGTTCAACCTCTCAATGATTAACCCCCACGTGGTTGCTGGCCCGGCCCTCTATCAATCCGGTTGA